One genomic region from Solwaraspora sp. WMMD792 encodes:
- a CDS encoding DUF2795 domain-containing protein, protein MGTSYQDVLDSLNELDFPADKEQIVAEARRVGASPGVVRALRGLPPVEYANRTEAARSAHIDAAPEQDPAQRAARARFRDHQRVAQHLRQP, encoded by the coding sequence ATGGGGACGAGCTACCAGGACGTACTGGACAGCCTGAACGAGCTGGACTTTCCCGCCGACAAGGAACAGATTGTCGCGGAGGCGCGGCGGGTCGGTGCCAGCCCCGGCGTGGTACGCGCGTTGCGCGGCCTGCCGCCCGTCGAGTACGCCAACCGTACGGAGGCGGCCCGTTCGGCGCACATCGACGCCGCGCCGGAGCAGGACCCGGCCCAGCGGGCCGCGCGGGCGCGGTTCCGGGACCACCAGCGGGTGGCCCAGCATCTGCGCCAACCGTGA
- the purD gene encoding phosphoribosylamine--glycine ligase: protein MRVLLIGSGGREHALASGLAADPAVDQLIAAPGNPGIAEVAELRPVTATDPQAVAALAVEVAADLVVVGPEAPLVAGVADAVRAKGIACFGPSGAAAVLEGSKSFAKDVMAAAGVPTARAVTCRSADEVAAALDAFGTPYVVKNDGLAAGKGVVVTDDRAAALGHAESCGQVVVEEYLAGPEVSLFVVTDGTAAVPLLPAQDFKRVGVGDTGPNTGGMGAYAPLPWAPPDLVDQVMAEVVHPTLAEMRHRGTPFAGLLYVGLAVTAAGPRVIEFNARFGDPETQVVLALLETPLAGLLHAAATGTLADHPPLRWRDGAAVTVVLASAGYPAAARTGDVITGAGQAGISHAGTARDATGRLVSAGGRVLSATGVGADLAGARDAAYRLLAGVDLPGGHFRADIALAAAEGRITLP, encoded by the coding sequence GTGCGCGTACTTCTCATCGGCAGTGGCGGACGCGAGCACGCGCTCGCGTCCGGCCTGGCCGCCGACCCCGCCGTCGACCAGTTGATCGCCGCTCCGGGCAATCCGGGCATCGCGGAGGTGGCCGAGCTGCGCCCGGTCACCGCCACCGACCCGCAGGCGGTCGCCGCGCTCGCCGTCGAGGTGGCGGCCGACCTGGTCGTGGTCGGCCCGGAGGCGCCGCTGGTCGCCGGGGTCGCCGACGCGGTACGCGCCAAGGGCATCGCCTGCTTCGGGCCGTCCGGCGCGGCCGCCGTCCTGGAAGGCTCCAAGAGCTTCGCCAAGGACGTGATGGCCGCCGCCGGGGTGCCGACCGCCCGCGCCGTGACCTGCCGGAGCGCCGACGAGGTGGCCGCCGCGCTGGACGCGTTCGGCACCCCGTACGTGGTGAAGAACGACGGGCTGGCCGCCGGCAAGGGGGTGGTGGTGACCGACGACCGGGCCGCCGCCCTCGGCCACGCCGAATCCTGCGGGCAGGTGGTGGTCGAGGAGTACCTGGCCGGGCCGGAGGTGTCGCTGTTCGTCGTCACCGACGGCACGGCGGCGGTGCCGCTGCTGCCCGCCCAGGACTTCAAGCGGGTGGGCGTCGGCGATACCGGCCCGAACACCGGCGGCATGGGTGCGTACGCGCCGTTGCCGTGGGCACCGCCGGACCTGGTCGACCAGGTGATGGCCGAGGTGGTGCACCCGACGCTGGCCGAGATGCGCCACCGGGGCACCCCGTTCGCCGGGCTGCTCTACGTCGGGCTGGCGGTCACCGCCGCCGGCCCCCGGGTGATCGAGTTCAACGCCCGGTTCGGCGACCCGGAGACCCAGGTGGTGCTGGCGCTGCTGGAGACCCCGCTGGCCGGCCTGCTGCACGCGGCGGCGACCGGTACGCTCGCCGACCACCCGCCGCTGCGCTGGCGGGACGGGGCAGCGGTGACCGTGGTGCTCGCGTCGGCCGGCTACCCGGCGGCGGCCCGCACCGGCGACGTGATCACCGGTGCCGGACAGGCCGGGATCAGCCACGCCGGCACCGCCCGCGACGCCACGGGGCGGTTGGTCTCGGCCGGTGGTCGGGTGCTCAGCGCCACCGGCGTCGGTGCCGACCTGGCCGGCGCGCGGGACGCCGCGTACCGGCTGCTGGCCGGGGTCGACCTGCCCGGCGGGCACTTCCGGGCGGACATCGCCCTGGCCGCCGCCGAGGGCCGGATCACCCTGCCCTGA
- the nirB gene encoding nitrite reductase large subunit NirB, translating to MTQRRPRLVVVGNGMAGARTVEEIIDRVGPDRYDITMFGAEPYGNYNRILLSNVLSGVEAEDGIFLNSLPWYEENGITLRAGVEVTRIDRFARVVHAVDGTTTPYDKLVIATGSVPFVPPIDGAHHPRRGFHQGVFTFRTLDDTRAMIRYARDHQRAVVIGGGLLGLEAARGLQQYGVSVTLLHAAGHLMNAQLDATGGDILRRSVERLGIDVVTKARTERILGRDAVEGVRLADGRTFAADMVVIAAGIRPNTTLAQVSGLPVERGIVVDDHLRVLDEPDIYAVGECVQHRGQTYGLVAPLWDQAKVLAGQLTGTDPTAAYHGSRTATKLKVAGVDVAAMGVTAPERDDDEFVVFAEPRRGVYKSVVVRDDRLIGATLVGDVSKVGFLMQAFDRGSPLPEERVRLLFDLGGPPAEVSAAELDDDAQVCNCNGVSKGALVATVAGGVRTVSGVMDATRAGKGCGSCKSLVGQIVEWAAGGEVAEDPAANWYVPGVPMDKPTLMAEIRARGLRSVSAVFEALADGREDARSKMGLVSLLRMMWGDEYVDERGARFINDRVHANIQRDGTFSVVPQMKGGCTTPAQLRRIADVAEKHQVPLVKLTGGQRIDLLGIRKEDLPQVWADLDMPSGYAYGKSFRTVKTCVGSDFCRFGLGDSTALGIAIEERFQGLEAPGKLKLAVTGCPRNCAEAYVKDLGVVAIEGGRWEIYVGGAAGAHVRKGDLLATVDTPDEVMTLTGRFLQYYRENANWLERTYAFVPRVGVDRLRELIVDDVDGLGAGLDERMAAAVAGYRDPWRERDAPATPGQFRTALPLVPLPAVPVRAESSRS from the coding sequence TTGACGCAGCGACGACCGCGGCTGGTGGTGGTCGGCAACGGCATGGCCGGTGCCCGTACCGTCGAGGAGATCATCGACCGGGTCGGCCCGGACCGGTACGACATCACCATGTTCGGCGCCGAACCGTACGGTAACTACAACCGAATCCTGCTGTCCAACGTGCTCTCCGGCGTCGAGGCCGAGGACGGCATCTTCCTCAACAGCCTGCCCTGGTACGAGGAGAACGGCATCACCCTGCGGGCCGGCGTGGAGGTCACCCGGATCGACCGGTTCGCCAGGGTGGTGCACGCCGTCGACGGCACCACCACCCCGTACGACAAGTTGGTGATCGCCACCGGCAGCGTGCCGTTCGTGCCGCCGATCGACGGTGCCCACCACCCGCGCCGCGGCTTCCACCAGGGAGTTTTCACCTTCCGCACGCTCGACGACACCCGGGCGATGATCCGCTACGCCCGCGACCACCAGCGGGCGGTGGTGATCGGCGGCGGGCTGCTCGGCCTGGAAGCGGCCCGCGGCCTGCAGCAGTACGGCGTGTCGGTGACCCTGCTGCACGCCGCCGGGCATCTGATGAACGCGCAGCTCGACGCCACCGGCGGCGACATCCTGCGGCGCAGCGTCGAACGGCTCGGCATCGACGTGGTCACCAAGGCCCGCACCGAGCGGATCCTCGGCCGGGACGCCGTCGAAGGGGTCCGGCTCGCCGACGGGCGCACGTTCGCCGCCGACATGGTGGTGATCGCCGCCGGGATCCGGCCCAACACCACGCTCGCGCAGGTCAGCGGCCTGCCGGTGGAGCGAGGGATCGTCGTCGACGACCACCTGCGGGTGCTCGACGAGCCGGACATCTACGCGGTCGGGGAGTGCGTGCAGCACCGTGGCCAGACGTACGGCCTGGTCGCGCCGCTGTGGGACCAGGCGAAGGTGCTCGCCGGGCAGCTCACCGGCACCGACCCGACGGCGGCGTACCACGGCTCGCGGACCGCGACCAAGCTGAAGGTCGCCGGGGTCGACGTGGCCGCCATGGGGGTGACCGCGCCGGAACGCGACGACGACGAGTTCGTGGTCTTCGCCGAGCCCCGGCGCGGCGTCTACAAGAGCGTGGTGGTCCGCGACGACCGGCTGATCGGTGCCACCCTGGTCGGCGACGTGAGCAAGGTCGGCTTCCTGATGCAGGCGTTCGACCGGGGCTCGCCGCTGCCGGAGGAGCGGGTCCGGCTGCTGTTCGACCTGGGCGGGCCGCCGGCCGAGGTGTCCGCCGCCGAACTCGACGACGACGCCCAGGTCTGCAACTGCAACGGGGTCAGCAAGGGCGCGCTGGTCGCCACCGTCGCCGGCGGGGTCCGCACGGTGAGCGGGGTGATGGACGCCACCCGGGCCGGCAAGGGGTGTGGCTCGTGCAAGAGCCTGGTCGGCCAGATCGTCGAGTGGGCCGCCGGCGGCGAGGTCGCGGAGGACCCGGCCGCCAACTGGTACGTGCCCGGGGTGCCGATGGACAAGCCGACCCTGATGGCCGAGATCCGCGCCCGCGGGCTGCGCAGCGTGTCGGCGGTCTTCGAGGCGCTCGCCGACGGCCGTGAGGACGCCAGGAGCAAGATGGGGCTGGTGTCGCTGCTGCGGATGATGTGGGGCGACGAGTACGTCGATGAGCGCGGCGCCCGGTTCATCAACGACCGGGTGCACGCCAACATCCAACGCGACGGCACCTTCTCGGTGGTGCCGCAGATGAAGGGCGGCTGCACTACCCCGGCCCAGCTGCGCCGGATCGCCGACGTGGCCGAGAAACACCAGGTGCCGCTGGTCAAACTGACCGGTGGGCAGCGCATCGACCTGCTCGGCATCCGCAAGGAGGACCTGCCGCAGGTGTGGGCCGACCTGGACATGCCGTCCGGGTACGCGTACGGCAAGAGCTTCCGGACCGTGAAGACCTGCGTCGGCAGCGACTTCTGCCGGTTCGGCCTGGGTGACTCGACCGCGCTCGGCATCGCGATCGAGGAACGGTTCCAGGGGCTGGAGGCGCCGGGCAAACTCAAGCTGGCGGTCACCGGGTGCCCGCGCAACTGCGCCGAGGCGTACGTCAAGGACCTCGGCGTGGTCGCGATCGAGGGCGGCCGGTGGGAGATCTACGTCGGCGGCGCGGCCGGTGCCCACGTACGCAAGGGCGACCTGCTGGCCACCGTCGACACACCGGATGAGGTGATGACGCTGACCGGCCGGTTCCTGCAGTACTACCGGGAGAACGCGAACTGGCTGGAACGCACCTACGCGTTCGTGCCCCGGGTCGGCGTCGACCGGCTGCGGGAGCTGATCGTCGACGACGTCGACGGCCTCGGTGCCGGACTCGACGAACGGATGGCGGCGGCGGTGGCCGGCTACCGGGACCCGTGGCGGGAACGGGACGCCCCGGCGACCCCGGGGCAGTTCCGGACCGCGTTGCCGCTGGTGCCGCTGCCGGCGGTGCCGGTCCGCGCCGAGAGCAGCCGGTCGTGA
- a CDS encoding nitrate/nitrite transporter produces the protein MANETVNAETIETRPQENRKRWIAHWEPEDPTFWRTVGRPVARRNLIFSIFAEHIGFSVWLLWSIVVVRLSSAGWDLSVSQTLWLTAVPSGVGAFLRLPYTFAVPIFGGRNWTVVSALLLIIPCAGLAWAVNNPEIGYGALLVIAATAGFGGGNFASSMANISFFYPEREKGWALGLNAAGGNIGVAVVQFLVPKVIVLGGGLALSRAGLMYIPLAVIAAVCAYLYMDNLAEAKADVEPVWSSLRHPDTWIMSLLYIGTFGSFIGYSAAFPTLLNAVFNRPDIALGWAFLGAGIGSVARPLGGRLSDRMGGARVTAASFVVLAAGAYAALWAVQQQNLGVFFVSFMVLFVATGVGNGSTYRMISKIFRVKGEDRGGSAETMLRMRREAAGALGIISSVGAFGGFLVPICYAWAKSTYGNIEPALRFYVVLFVVMLAVTWFAYLRRGSRMAQAGV, from the coding sequence ATGGCCAACGAGACAGTCAACGCGGAGACCATCGAGACCCGCCCCCAGGAGAACCGGAAACGGTGGATCGCCCATTGGGAGCCGGAGGACCCCACCTTCTGGCGTACGGTGGGCCGGCCGGTGGCCCGACGCAACCTCATCTTCTCCATCTTCGCCGAACACATCGGCTTCTCGGTGTGGCTGCTCTGGAGCATCGTGGTGGTGCGGCTGAGCAGCGCCGGGTGGGACCTCAGCGTCAGCCAGACGCTCTGGCTGACCGCCGTACCCAGCGGTGTCGGGGCGTTCCTGCGGCTGCCGTACACCTTCGCGGTGCCGATCTTCGGCGGCCGCAACTGGACGGTCGTCTCCGCCCTGTTGCTGATCATCCCGTGCGCCGGTCTCGCCTGGGCGGTCAACAATCCGGAAATCGGGTACGGCGCCCTATTGGTGATCGCCGCGACAGCCGGATTCGGGGGCGGAAACTTCGCATCCAGCATGGCCAACATCTCGTTCTTCTACCCGGAACGGGAAAAGGGCTGGGCGCTCGGCCTGAACGCCGCCGGCGGCAACATCGGCGTCGCGGTGGTGCAGTTCCTGGTGCCGAAGGTGATCGTGCTCGGCGGTGGGCTGGCGTTGTCCCGGGCCGGCCTGATGTACATCCCGCTGGCGGTCATCGCGGCGGTCTGCGCCTACCTCTACATGGACAACCTGGCCGAGGCGAAGGCGGACGTCGAACCGGTCTGGTCGTCGCTGCGCCACCCCGACACGTGGATCATGTCGCTGCTCTACATCGGTACGTTCGGCTCGTTCATCGGCTACTCGGCGGCGTTCCCGACCCTGCTCAACGCGGTGTTCAACCGGCCGGACATCGCGCTCGGCTGGGCGTTCCTCGGCGCCGGGATCGGCTCGGTCGCCCGGCCGCTCGGCGGTCGGCTCTCCGACCGGATGGGCGGTGCCCGGGTGACCGCGGCCAGCTTCGTCGTCCTAGCCGCCGGCGCCTACGCGGCCCTGTGGGCGGTGCAGCAGCAGAACCTGGGCGTCTTCTTCGTCAGCTTCATGGTGCTGTTCGTCGCCACCGGCGTCGGCAACGGGTCGACGTACCGGATGATCTCGAAGATCTTCCGGGTGAAGGGTGAGGACCGGGGCGGCTCTGCGGAGACGATGCTGCGGATGCGCCGGGAGGCGGCCGGCGCGCTCGGCATCATCTCGTCGGTCGGCGCGTTCGGCGGCTTCCTGGTGCCGATCTGTTACGCCTGGGCCAAGTCGACGTACGGCAACATCGAGCCGGCGCTGCGCTTCTACGTCGTGCTGTTCGTGGTGATGCTGGCCGTCACCTGGTTCGCCTATCTGCGGCGGGGTTCCCGGATGGCGCAGGCCGGCGTCTAG
- a CDS encoding molybdopterin oxidoreductase encodes MQSTPRFLQGVFAFDGKGLDTPLPLDGSLRYTVPDGLVAQTVYFRGGNSSGELVYVLLLRDGEPMRYFPIGARDAVHVPLRVVEDLAAGTVVELQVAAPAGTTGTVVLDLGLVEV; translated from the coding sequence ATGCAGTCGACCCCACGTTTCCTGCAAGGAGTGTTCGCGTTCGACGGCAAAGGGCTGGACACGCCGCTGCCGCTGGACGGCAGCCTGCGCTACACGGTGCCGGACGGGCTGGTCGCGCAGACCGTCTACTTCCGGGGCGGGAACAGCTCCGGCGAGCTGGTCTACGTCCTGCTGCTACGCGACGGCGAGCCGATGCGCTACTTCCCGATCGGCGCCCGCGACGCGGTGCACGTGCCGCTGCGGGTCGTCGAGGACCTGGCCGCCGGCACCGTGGTGGAGCTGCAGGTCGCCGCGCCGGCCGGCACCACCGGCACCGTCGTGCTCGATCTCGGCCTGGTGGAGGTGTGA
- a CDS encoding molybdopterin oxidoreductase family protein, translated as MGDHGSPDLGPSVPTHCPYCSLQCGVRMRPAPPRPPVIEPADFPTNRGGLCAKGWSAPELLDHPDRLLTPLVRTDPADRRSPLRPASWDEALDRITAAVQTSQHRYGPASVGLFGGGGLTNEKAYQLGKFARVGLRTPHIDYNGRFCMSSSATAGNRAFGIDRGLPFPLADIADARAVLVVGGNPADTMPPAMQYFDAGRAAGAVHIVADPRRSATARGAGIHLPVAPGTDLALANGLLHIAVRAGYVDQAYIRERTTGFDAVRTAVAGYWPDRVERITGVSEALLQRTVHALATAPTAMILTARGAEQHSSGTDTAQAYINLALALGLPGRSGSGYGTITGQGNGQGGREHGQKADQLPGYRRLDDPAARAHVAAVWGVDPGELPGPGVSATEMIDRIGTPGGVRTMLVFASNILVSAPDRDRVADRLAALDFLAVSDIFRSETAAVADVVLPTAQWAEEDGTMTNLEGRVLRRRRVLPPPDGVRDDLSVLAALADRLGRGKYFSADPQTVYDELRRASAGGIADYAGISYQRVEAEDGVFWPCPADDHPGTPRLFTERFATADGRARFIRVEHRDPAELPDRSYPYLLTTGRIMGQYQSGNQTRRSPSLSSTASDPKAEIHPDLARRLGIGTADLVELTTRRGRAVFRAYLTEHIRPDTVFVPFHWGGLASANALTDPTLDRHSRMPAFKVCAVAVRRLAGPAGAGPSSAAPDDSAT; from the coding sequence ATGGGCGACCACGGCAGTCCCGACCTGGGCCCGAGCGTGCCGACCCACTGCCCGTACTGCTCCCTGCAGTGCGGGGTACGGATGCGGCCGGCGCCGCCCCGACCGCCCGTCATCGAGCCAGCGGACTTCCCCACCAACCGGGGTGGGCTGTGCGCCAAGGGCTGGAGCGCGCCGGAACTGCTCGACCACCCGGACCGGCTGCTCACCCCGCTGGTGCGCACCGATCCGGCCGACCGGCGCAGCCCGCTGCGCCCGGCCAGCTGGGACGAGGCCCTGGACCGGATCACCGCCGCTGTACAGACCAGCCAACACCGGTACGGACCGGCCAGCGTCGGCCTGTTCGGCGGCGGCGGGCTGACCAACGAGAAGGCGTACCAGCTCGGCAAGTTCGCCCGGGTCGGGCTGCGTACCCCGCACATCGACTACAACGGCCGGTTCTGCATGTCGTCGTCGGCCACCGCCGGCAACCGGGCCTTCGGTATCGACCGAGGCCTGCCGTTCCCGCTGGCCGACATCGCCGACGCCCGCGCGGTGCTGGTCGTCGGCGGCAACCCGGCCGACACCATGCCACCGGCGATGCAGTACTTCGATGCCGGCCGGGCCGCCGGCGCGGTCCACATCGTCGCCGACCCGCGCCGCTCGGCGACCGCCCGGGGCGCCGGCATCCACCTGCCGGTGGCCCCCGGCACCGACCTGGCGCTGGCCAACGGGCTGCTGCACATCGCCGTCCGGGCCGGCTACGTCGACCAGGCGTACATCCGGGAGCGCACCACCGGGTTCGACGCGGTCCGCACCGCCGTCGCCGGCTACTGGCCGGACCGGGTGGAGCGGATCACCGGGGTGTCCGAGGCGCTGCTGCAGCGTACGGTGCACGCGCTGGCCACCGCGCCGACCGCGATGATCCTCACCGCCCGCGGTGCCGAGCAGCACAGCAGCGGTACGGACACCGCGCAGGCGTACATCAATCTGGCGCTCGCCCTCGGCCTGCCCGGCCGGTCCGGCAGCGGCTACGGCACCATCACCGGGCAGGGCAACGGCCAGGGCGGCCGGGAACACGGCCAGAAGGCCGACCAGCTGCCCGGTTACCGGCGTCTCGACGATCCGGCCGCCCGCGCCCACGTCGCCGCGGTGTGGGGCGTCGATCCGGGCGAACTGCCCGGCCCGGGGGTCTCCGCCACCGAGATGATCGACCGGATCGGCACCCCCGGCGGGGTGCGCACGATGCTGGTGTTCGCCTCCAACATTCTGGTCTCCGCGCCCGACCGGGACCGGGTCGCCGACCGGCTGGCCGCGCTGGACTTCCTCGCCGTGTCGGACATCTTCCGGTCCGAGACGGCCGCCGTCGCCGACGTGGTGCTGCCCACCGCCCAGTGGGCCGAGGAGGACGGCACCATGACCAACCTGGAGGGCCGGGTGCTGCGCCGCCGCCGGGTGCTGCCGCCACCGGACGGGGTACGCGACGACCTGAGCGTGCTGGCCGCGCTCGCCGACCGGCTCGGCCGGGGCAAGTACTTCTCCGCCGACCCGCAGACCGTCTACGACGAGCTGCGCCGGGCCAGCGCTGGCGGGATCGCCGACTACGCGGGCATCAGCTACCAGCGCGTCGAGGCCGAGGACGGAGTGTTCTGGCCGTGCCCGGCCGACGACCATCCGGGTACGCCGCGACTGTTCACCGAACGGTTCGCCACCGCCGACGGGCGGGCCCGGTTCATCCGGGTGGAGCACCGGGATCCGGCCGAACTGCCCGACCGCAGCTACCCGTACCTGCTCACCACCGGCCGGATCATGGGCCAGTACCAGAGCGGGAACCAGACCCGCCGCTCGCCGTCGCTGAGCAGTACGGCCAGCGATCCGAAGGCGGAGATCCACCCGGACCTGGCCCGCCGGCTCGGCATCGGCACCGCCGACCTGGTCGAGTTGACCACCCGCCGGGGGCGGGCGGTGTTCCGGGCGTACCTGACCGAGCACATCCGCCCCGACACCGTCTTCGTGCCGTTCCACTGGGGCGGCCTGGCCAGCGCCAACGCGTTGACCGATCCGACGTTGGACCGGCACTCCCGGATGCCGGCGTTCAAGGTCTGCGCGGTCGCGGTCCGCCGCCTCGCCGGACCGGCCGGAGCCGGCCCGAGCAGCGCCGCCCCGGACGATTCCGCCACCTGA
- a CDS encoding AMP-binding protein — MDLPFLISTLTRRGVLTPGSPVRTVAQLAALRRWGFTLVGELRQAAARDPRRVALIDDSGQQLTYRELLDRAERLAGALRTALDVSAGDRIGLLCRNHPDMVTAMVAAGLLGADTVLLHTGLAGPQLAAVADEQRLRVLLHDREFGEQVVEVDTAVIRVDETRVAQLLRDAPTDTRLEPPRRDGRTIVLTSGTTGTPKGARRRTPTGFGPLASIIDRIPLRVHDRIMIATPVFHTWGYAALQIAFALRATVVLHRRFEPAAALAAVDRHDCTALFAVPVMLQRLLHDVPEPRQQPTGLRVVAVSGSALGGGIATRFMDRYGDVLYNLYGSTEVSWAAIATPADLRRAPNTAGRPPYGTRLAVLGPDGEPVPTGQVGQIFVGNELLFDGYTTSDDGTAERRHGLLGTGDLGHVDADGLLFVGGRADDMIVSGGENVFPSDVADLLAQLPQVREAAVVGLPDAEYGQRLAAYLVLHPEETLDAEAVREYVRRYRARFAVPRHVIFLSALPRNAAGKVVTRDLPRPTGS; from the coding sequence GTGGACCTGCCGTTCCTGATTTCCACGCTGACCCGACGCGGGGTGCTCACCCCCGGCTCGCCGGTGCGGACCGTCGCCCAACTCGCCGCGCTGCGTCGCTGGGGGTTCACCCTCGTCGGCGAACTGCGCCAGGCCGCCGCCCGCGATCCGCGCCGGGTCGCGCTCATCGACGACAGCGGACAACAGCTGACCTACCGGGAGCTGCTGGACCGCGCCGAGCGGTTGGCGGGCGCGCTGCGTACCGCGCTGGACGTCTCCGCCGGGGACCGGATCGGCCTGCTCTGCCGCAACCACCCCGACATGGTGACCGCGATGGTCGCCGCCGGGCTGCTCGGCGCGGACACCGTACTGCTGCACACCGGGCTGGCCGGGCCGCAGCTCGCCGCCGTCGCCGACGAGCAGCGGCTGCGGGTGCTGCTGCACGACCGCGAGTTCGGCGAACAGGTCGTCGAGGTCGACACCGCAGTGATCCGGGTCGACGAGACCCGGGTCGCGCAGCTGCTGCGCGACGCACCGACGGACACCCGGCTGGAGCCGCCGCGCCGCGACGGCCGCACCATCGTGCTCACCTCCGGCACCACCGGCACCCCGAAGGGCGCCCGGCGACGGACCCCGACCGGGTTCGGACCGCTGGCGTCGATCATCGACCGGATCCCGCTGCGGGTCCACGACCGGATCATGATCGCCACGCCGGTCTTCCACACCTGGGGGTACGCCGCCCTGCAGATCGCGTTCGCGCTGCGGGCCACGGTGGTGCTGCACCGACGATTCGAGCCGGCAGCCGCGCTGGCCGCCGTCGACCGGCACGACTGCACCGCTCTGTTCGCCGTGCCGGTGATGCTGCAACGGCTGCTGCACGACGTACCGGAGCCTCGGCAGCAGCCGACCGGGCTGCGGGTGGTCGCGGTCAGCGGCTCGGCGCTCGGCGGCGGCATCGCCACCCGGTTCATGGACCGGTACGGAGACGTGCTCTACAACCTGTACGGGTCGACCGAGGTCTCCTGGGCTGCCATCGCCACCCCGGCCGACCTGCGCCGGGCACCGAACACTGCCGGCCGGCCCCCGTACGGCACCCGGCTGGCGGTGCTCGGGCCGGACGGCGAACCGGTGCCGACCGGGCAGGTCGGGCAGATCTTCGTCGGTAACGAGCTGCTCTTCGACGGCTACACCACCAGCGACGACGGCACGGCCGAACGCCGGCACGGGCTGCTCGGCACCGGCGACCTCGGCCACGTCGACGCCGACGGGCTGCTCTTCGTCGGCGGCCGGGCCGACGACATGATCGTCTCCGGCGGGGAGAACGTCTTCCCGTCCGACGTCGCCGACCTGCTGGCCCAGCTACCGCAGGTACGCGAGGCCGCGGTGGTCGGCCTGCCCGACGCGGAGTACGGCCAGCGGCTCGCCGCGTACCTGGTGCTGCACCCGGAGGAGACGCTCGACGCCGAGGCGGTCCGGGAGTACGTGCGCCGCTACCGCGCCCGGTTCGCCGTCCCCCGGCATGTGATCTTCCTGTCGGCGCTGCCACGCAACGCCGCCGGCAAGGTGGTCACCCGGGACCTGCCCCGGCCGACGGGCAGCTGA
- a CDS encoding Rieske (2Fe-2S) protein: MTAVNGGQPTADGPVGGGSTVTAVDDGRLVEHRIGPGGDIPPGEGRAYPVAGELVAVFRLTSGQLRAVSAVCPHAGGPLADGLIDAEVVVCPLHQHVFELATGCSRSGQPALRSYPVRQDPAGTVWVSAPAARASAPPAGGDGR; the protein is encoded by the coding sequence GTGACCGCCGTGAACGGTGGCCAACCGACCGCTGACGGGCCGGTCGGCGGCGGTTCCACCGTGACCGCCGTCGACGACGGCCGGCTGGTCGAGCACCGGATCGGACCCGGCGGCGACATCCCGCCCGGCGAGGGCCGCGCCTACCCGGTCGCCGGTGAGCTGGTGGCGGTGTTCCGGCTGACGTCGGGGCAGCTGCGGGCGGTGTCGGCGGTCTGCCCGCACGCCGGCGGTCCACTCGCCGACGGGCTGATCGACGCCGAGGTGGTGGTCTGCCCGCTGCACCAGCACGTCTTCGAGCTGGCGACCGGATGCTCCCGGAGCGGGCAGCCGGCACTGCGCAGCTATCCGGTCCGGCAGGACCCGGCCGGCACGGTGTGGGTCTCGGCACCGGCGGCACGGGCCTCGGCACCGCCTGCCGGTGGCGACGGCCGGTAG